Proteins found in one Plasmodium relictum strain SGS1 genome assembly, chromosome: 13 genomic segment:
- a CDS encoding serine C-palmitoyltransferase, putative, producing MSLNRLMDYNYFAGFDILKNFDIVNYLIAGIVLLALVLAVFNEDASAGSPRLSWVLGEFLPIQQSIFTLNSNVENRLFKKKNSKLHTFTTYLYKLSIELKESISEGNFMNLLKKKTKNIIKKIILYKNLSVLKYKSESKRHLFYMLVKQKYNLPIQKDESEMKSYLDGKRELIRLGRWSFMWKVSDVKNEYILCENNKARPISSYSYLDFIREPLVQDAAIEAAKQWSTGNHGPRMLGGNSQILRDLEKVVANFFGRNDSILAVCGFLACMSGIAAVSTPEDLVLYDSRTHACVKMGIQAGGSKNFMFKHNDLSHLELLLIKYRNKYRNCWICIESVYSMDGDIADLPTVKKLCIKHNAKLYLDEAHGLGVLGKTGRGLEEHFNMPGAADIIVGTFSKSIGGVGGYIVASDEVVEFLDFHCIGNVFSAPLPAYCAGGAMKAFELIDSQPWRIEKLKFNAKYLRNGLKTGMGHWPKDYPESYKYIIEGDDATSVIPVIFPNDPDRLFKISNVLLKMNWMISAVVYPACPLRYPRFRVTATSAYSVEYMNQFIRDIVYATVSVKPSPFEKELISV from the coding sequence atgtctCTGAATAGACTAATGGATTATAACTATTTTGCAGGttttgatattttaaaaaattttgatattGTAAATTACTTAATAGCAGGTATTGTACTTTTAGCTTTAGTATTAGCTGTATTTAACGAAGATGCATCAGCAGGATCTCCAAGATTGTCATGGGTATTAGGAGAATTTCTACCTATACAACAAagtatttttactttaaattCTAATGTAGAAAATAgattgtttaaaaaaaaaaatagtaaattaCATACTTTTACTACATATCTATATAAGTTATCTATAGAATTAAAAGAGTCAATATCAGAAGGAAACTTCatgaatttattaaaaaaaaagacgaaaaatataataaaaaaaattatattatataaaaatttatcagTGTTAAAATACAAATCAGAGTCTAAAAGGCATTTGTTTTATATGTTAGTAAAACAAAAGTACAATTTACCTATTCAAAAAGATGAATCGGAAATGAAAAGTTATTTAGACGGGAAAAGAGAATTGATTAGATTAGGTAGATGGTCTTTCATGTGGAAAGTATCAGAtgttaaaaatgaatatattttgtgtgaaaataataaagccAGACCAATATCTTCATATTCTTATCTTGATTTTATAAGAGAACCATTAGTTCAAGATGCTGCAATAGAAGCAGCAAAGCAATGGTCAACAGGAAACCATGGCCCAAGAATGTTGGGTGGAAATAGTCAAATATTAAGAGATTTAGAAAAAGTTGTTGCCAATTTTTTTGGGCGCAATGATTCAATTTTAGCTGTATGTGGATTTTTAGCTTGTATGTCAGGTATAGCAGCGGTTTCAACCCCAGAAGATTTGGTTTTATATGATAGTCGTACTCATGCATGTGTAAAAATGGGAATACAAGCAGGTGgttcaaaaaattttatgttcAAACACAATGATCTTAGTCATTTAGAATTGTTGTTAATAAAGTACagaaataaatatagaaattgCTGGATATGTATAGAATCAGTATATTCAATGGATGGTGATATAGCTGACTTGCCAAcagttaaaaaattatgtataaaACATAATGCAAAGTTATACTTAGATGAAGCTCATGGATTAGGTGTATTAGGAAAAACCGGAAGAGGGTTAGAAGAACATTTTAATATGCCAGGTGCAGCTGATATTATTGTTGGCACATTTAGTAAATCTATAGGAGGGGTTGGAGGATATATAGTAGCATCTGATGAAGTGGTAGAATTCCTAGATTTTCATTGCATTGGTAATGTTTTCTCTGCGCCTCTACCTGCTTACTGTGCAGGAGGTGCAATGAAAGCTTTTGAACTAATTGATTCTCAACCATGGAGGATAGAGAAACTTAAATTTAATGcaaaatatttaagaaatGGATTAAAGACTGGGATGGGCCACTGGCCAAAAGATTACCCAGAAAGttataaatatatcataGAGGGAGATGATGCTACTAGTGTAATACCTGTTATTTTTCCTAATGATCCTGAtagattatttaaaattagtaACGTTTTGTTAAAAATGAATTGGATGATTTCTGCTGTAGTTTATCCTGCTTGCCCATTAAGATATCCAAGATTTAGAGTTACAGCAACATCTGCTTACTCAGTAGAATATATGAATCAGTTCATTCGTGATATAGTATATGCTACAGTTAGCGTGAAACCATCTCCAtttgaaaaagaattaatatccgTATAg